One window from the genome of Dyadobacter sp. CECT 9275 encodes:
- a CDS encoding sialidase family protein translates to MFQFKKSIASILVLTTVFYLTGCGTDKKDTSQSADQSSGRTFVFGDERPFAQCHASTLVRLDNGQFLVAWFGGTEEKNPDVGIWLSKGNEGHWSAPVEVAKIREDAHWNPVLQKGPDGTIYLYFKVGKEIAQWETWVKTSKDGGNTWSEAYELMKGDKGGRGPVKNKLIELADGTWLAGSSNEVGRWEIFVDRSEDSGKTWKASQFFKVDTMQIKGKGAIQPTLWESEPGKIHMLVRTTGGVIGRSDSEDNGKTWSPIYATALPNPNSGIDLAKLEDGTLALAYNPDGRNWGSRYPLMLALSYDDGKNWNDKFKLEAGDKDDEFSYPAVISWGDSVAVTYTWNRQKVAFWKGSKADIVRKASEEAK, encoded by the coding sequence ATGTTCCAGTTCAAAAAATCCATCGCTTCTATTCTTGTTTTAACCACTGTCTTTTATTTAACAGGCTGCGGAACTGATAAAAAGGATACTTCCCAGTCCGCAGATCAATCGTCTGGCCGGACTTTCGTTTTCGGGGACGAAAGACCCTTTGCGCAGTGCCACGCCTCCACGTTGGTACGGCTGGATAACGGGCAGTTTTTAGTTGCTTGGTTTGGGGGGACAGAAGAAAAAAATCCTGATGTGGGAATCTGGCTATCCAAAGGAAATGAAGGACACTGGAGCGCACCGGTCGAGGTAGCTAAAATAAGGGAAGACGCTCATTGGAATCCGGTTTTGCAGAAAGGACCGGATGGTACCATTTATCTTTATTTTAAGGTGGGCAAAGAAATTGCGCAATGGGAAACGTGGGTGAAAACATCGAAGGATGGCGGAAATACCTGGTCCGAAGCGTACGAACTCATGAAAGGGGATAAAGGAGGAAGAGGGCCTGTGAAAAATAAACTGATAGAACTTGCCGACGGAACCTGGCTGGCGGGATCGTCCAACGAGGTGGGCCGTTGGGAAATTTTTGTGGATCGCAGCGAGGACAGCGGCAAGACCTGGAAAGCATCTCAGTTTTTCAAAGTAGATACCATGCAGATCAAGGGAAAAGGAGCTATCCAGCCTACTTTATGGGAGTCGGAGCCTGGCAAGATTCATATGCTGGTGCGTACCACAGGAGGTGTGATCGGACGCAGCGATTCAGAAGACAATGGTAAAACATGGTCTCCAATTTACGCCACCGCACTTCCAAATCCCAATAGTGGGATTGACCTTGCCAAACTGGAAGATGGTACCCTGGCCCTTGCTTACAATCCTGATGGACGAAACTGGGGCTCACGCTATCCTCTTATGTTGGCGCTGTCTTATGATGACGGTAAAAACTGGAATGATAAGTTCAAACTGGAAGCAGGCGACAAGGATGACGAATTTTCCTATCCGGCTGTGATCAGCTGGGGAGACTCAGTGGCCGTTACCTATACCTGGAATCGGCAAAAGGTTGCTTTTTGGAAAGGATCAAAAGCTGACATCGTTAGGAAAGCTTCAGAAGAAGCAAAATAG
- a CDS encoding NAD(P)H-dependent glycerol-3-phosphate dehydrogenase, protein MSFLNSRKIAVIGGGSWATAIIKILCEQPNVQIRWWLRSKTDIEHIRKFHHNPSYLSDVYLSPKKVKVCDQMNDAIKGAEYVILAVPAAFVEESLHGLQHKHFKAKRVVSAIKGMIPGENALVTDWIADKFQVALADTCVIAGPCHAEEVALEKQSYLTIASTNGDTAKDFSGLMTCRFVTAKPLDDLYGVEYAAVMKNIVALACGITHGLGYGDNFQAVLVSNAMQEIGRFVTALDPREREMSSSAYLGDLLVTAYSQFSRNRLFGNMVGRGYSVKAAQLEMKMIAEGYYATKSICEMNKKYLVNLPVTNSVYRILYEDLSPVHVMEDLKKQLN, encoded by the coding sequence ATGAGTTTTCTGAACAGCAGAAAGATAGCCGTCATAGGGGGAGGGAGCTGGGCTACCGCGATTATCAAAATATTATGTGAACAGCCCAATGTACAGATCCGCTGGTGGCTCAGGAGCAAAACAGATATTGAGCACATTCGTAAGTTCCATCATAATCCGAGTTACCTGAGTGATGTTTACCTTTCTCCTAAGAAGGTGAAGGTTTGCGACCAGATGAACGACGCGATAAAAGGTGCCGAATATGTCATACTAGCCGTTCCTGCTGCTTTTGTTGAGGAGTCGCTGCACGGACTTCAGCACAAACACTTCAAGGCTAAAAGGGTTGTATCAGCCATAAAAGGAATGATACCAGGTGAAAATGCGCTGGTAACCGACTGGATTGCTGACAAGTTTCAGGTAGCACTGGCTGACACCTGCGTAATTGCCGGCCCTTGCCATGCTGAGGAAGTGGCTCTTGAAAAGCAGTCGTACCTTACCATCGCTTCTACCAACGGTGATACCGCCAAAGATTTTTCGGGACTGATGACCTGCCGATTTGTAACGGCCAAGCCACTGGATGATCTGTATGGTGTGGAATACGCCGCGGTAATGAAAAATATTGTAGCCCTGGCGTGCGGAATCACCCATGGCCTGGGGTATGGGGATAATTTTCAGGCTGTGCTGGTATCTAACGCCATGCAGGAAATAGGGAGGTTTGTAACGGCCCTTGATCCGAGAGAAAGAGAAATGAGTTCTTCGGCTTATTTGGGAGACTTGCTGGTTACGGCCTATTCCCAGTTTAGCCGCAACAGGTTATTCGGGAACATGGTTGGGCGGGGATATAGTGTGAAAGCCGCACAGCTTGAAATGAAAATGATAGCTGAAGGATATTATGCTACCAAAAGTATATGTGAAATGAATAAGAAATATTTAGTTAACCTTCCGGTGACTAATTCGGTATACCGGATTTTATACGAGGATCTGTCTCCGGTTCATGTGATGGAAGATTTGAAAAAGCAGCTAAACTGA
- a CDS encoding efflux RND transporter periplasmic adaptor subunit: MARKSSKRIWWIAGGAVILLTAGLFGAKQAGLIGKPKTTEVEYTTVKRADIIERVSASGKVQPEVEVKLSPDVSGEIISLNVAEGDSVVKGQLLLRIRPDNYESLMARAQATVNSSKANYEQTKAMVAQAEARLIQAKANFERNRKLYQDKVISAADFEQFESTYGVAQQDLASTKANVSAALFNIKSAEAGLKDAAENLRKTNIFAPVSGIISLLNVEAGERVVGTSQMAGTEMMRIANLANMEVRVNVNENDIVRVSLGDTAEIDVDAYSASGRKFKGIVKEIANTAAGLASTTTASSATADAVTEFEVKVKILNESFSDLMLNRSKKSYPFKPGMTASVDIITERKNQVLSVPIASVTTRNNKPEVPKDGENQNAQGPEKPKKEEVIKEVVFVDVKGKAEMKEVKTGISDFENIQILSGLKEGETIIAGPYIAVSKNLNNGDLVERKKDEVKKDQKKSN, from the coding sequence ATGGCCCGGAAATCTTCAAAACGAATATGGTGGATAGCAGGAGGCGCGGTTATTTTGCTTACCGCTGGTCTGTTTGGTGCCAAACAGGCAGGCCTGATCGGAAAGCCGAAAACAACTGAGGTAGAATATACTACAGTAAAAAGAGCAGATATTATCGAGCGGGTAAGTGCTTCTGGTAAAGTCCAGCCGGAAGTGGAAGTGAAACTGAGCCCTGATGTTTCGGGGGAGATCATCAGCCTGAATGTTGCCGAGGGGGATTCGGTAGTCAAAGGGCAGTTACTGCTGAGGATAAGGCCCGATAACTATGAATCACTCATGGCGCGAGCTCAGGCAACGGTCAACTCTAGCAAGGCTAATTACGAGCAGACCAAAGCCATGGTGGCCCAGGCGGAAGCGCGTTTGATACAGGCAAAAGCCAATTTCGAAAGAAACCGGAAATTGTATCAGGACAAGGTGATTTCGGCGGCGGATTTTGAACAGTTTGAATCAACCTACGGAGTGGCGCAGCAGGATCTGGCCTCCACCAAAGCGAATGTTTCGGCTGCTTTGTTCAATATTAAAAGTGCGGAGGCAGGCTTAAAGGACGCAGCAGAGAATCTTCGGAAGACCAACATTTTTGCTCCTGTCAGCGGTATCATTTCATTACTGAATGTGGAGGCAGGTGAGCGGGTAGTGGGTACCTCTCAAATGGCAGGAACTGAAATGATGCGTATTGCCAACCTCGCCAATATGGAAGTGCGGGTGAATGTAAACGAGAATGATATCGTGAGGGTATCGTTGGGAGATACAGCCGAAATTGACGTGGATGCATACAGTGCATCGGGTAGGAAATTCAAAGGGATTGTGAAGGAAATTGCCAATACGGCGGCGGGACTTGCCTCAACCACCACGGCCAGTAGTGCAACAGCAGACGCGGTAACGGAATTTGAGGTAAAAGTGAAGATACTGAACGAGTCGTTCAGTGATCTGATGCTGAACCGGTCTAAAAAATCGTATCCTTTCAAACCGGGAATGACCGCTTCCGTGGATATTATTACCGAAAGGAAAAATCAGGTTTTATCTGTCCCGATTGCTTCCGTAACAACACGTAATAACAAGCCGGAAGTACCTAAGGATGGAGAAAATCAGAATGCGCAGGGTCCAGAGAAACCTAAAAAAGAAGAGGTGATCAAGGAAGTAGTATTTGTGGATGTGAAAGGCAAAGCAGAGATGAAAGAGGTGAAAACCGGGATCAGTGATTTCGAGAATATTCAGATACTCTCCGGTCTTAAAGAAGGAGAGACCATTATTGCAGGTCCCTATATTGCTGTATCTAAAAACCTGAACAACGGTGACTTAGTGGAGAGAAAGAAGGATGAGGTGAAAAAAGATCAGAAAAAATCAAATTAA
- a CDS encoding TolC family protein, producing the protein MFNWLPKSLFFALILTGVVSVEMAYGQNDVQQPANTYSLEDCIRLALETNPQVKISELQVKTNDNFYRQSRWQRWPSLGFSAGQGFSSGRNIDPYTNNYVQQSVNSNNFQLSSSVVLFNGFQLQNAVRRNDVNLKASQKDLEAARNDLMLNVALAYLQVISNEELIEVARLQVNASQLQVERTAKLVAAGTLAESNLLDLRAQLANDELTLVNAQNNLETAKLSLKQFMNMPGSEPVNVVKIPVKDPSLQAYDATIQEVFDTALGNLPQMKAANLRIESARRSVEIARGAGMPSLVLNGGFGTAYSSVAPRQRFISDGTGSTVREVESTTSFIRYNDQMLPVIDRVTIPNGSIQSFGYLNQLDGNRSASLNLSLRIPIFSQFQVKYNVANAKIQQKTAEFQSQQVQLTIRQNVEQAYINMNNAAKKYSATANQVRALQETFRVSQVRFDVGAINSVEYNIAKANLDRANANLIQTKYDYVFRTKILDFYMNRPLSDF; encoded by the coding sequence ATGTTTAATTGGTTACCCAAATCCTTGTTTTTTGCATTGATCCTGACGGGGGTTGTCTCGGTTGAAATGGCGTACGGGCAAAATGACGTGCAGCAACCGGCAAATACCTATTCACTGGAAGATTGTATCCGCCTGGCCCTTGAAACAAACCCTCAGGTGAAGATTTCTGAGCTGCAGGTAAAAACCAATGATAACTTTTACCGGCAATCGCGCTGGCAGCGCTGGCCAAGCCTGGGTTTCAGTGCCGGGCAGGGATTCAGTTCAGGGCGTAATATTGACCCCTATACCAACAACTACGTACAGCAGAGCGTCAATTCGAACAACTTTCAGTTAAGCTCGTCAGTAGTACTGTTCAACGGGTTTCAGCTTCAGAACGCTGTCCGCCGGAATGACGTGAACCTGAAAGCTAGCCAGAAAGATCTTGAAGCCGCCCGGAATGACCTGATGCTCAATGTGGCGCTGGCCTATCTGCAGGTAATTTCCAATGAGGAACTCATTGAAGTGGCACGCCTTCAGGTAAACGCTTCGCAGCTTCAGGTAGAGCGAACCGCCAAGCTGGTGGCAGCGGGTACGTTGGCAGAAAGTAATTTGCTGGACCTTCGGGCGCAGCTTGCCAATGACGAGCTTACGCTGGTCAATGCGCAGAATAATCTGGAAACTGCCAAGCTAAGTCTGAAACAATTCATGAACATGCCCGGCAGCGAGCCGGTGAATGTGGTTAAAATCCCGGTAAAAGATCCTTCACTTCAGGCGTATGATGCCACCATACAGGAGGTTTTTGATACGGCTCTGGGGAACCTGCCCCAAATGAAAGCGGCAAATTTGAGAATAGAGTCGGCCAGGAGGTCTGTGGAAATTGCAAGGGGAGCGGGCATGCCTTCACTTGTACTGAACGGAGGATTTGGGACTGCGTATTCAAGTGTGGCACCCAGGCAGCGTTTTATCTCTGACGGAACCGGCAGTACCGTTAGGGAGGTGGAGTCTACAACAAGTTTTATCCGGTATAATGACCAGATGTTGCCCGTCATAGACCGGGTAACGATACCCAATGGTTCCATTCAAAGTTTTGGTTACCTGAACCAGCTGGACGGGAACCGGAGCGCGTCTCTGAATCTGAGCCTCAGAATACCGATTTTCTCTCAGTTTCAGGTAAAATACAATGTGGCCAATGCAAAAATTCAGCAAAAAACGGCAGAATTCCAGTCTCAGCAGGTACAGCTCACCATCCGACAGAATGTTGAACAGGCCTACATTAATATGAATAACGCCGCAAAGAAATACAGCGCCACAGCCAACCAGGTGCGTGCCTTGCAGGAGACTTTCCGTGTATCGCAGGTGAGGTTTGATGTGGGTGCCATCAACTCGGTCGAATATAATATTGCCAAAGCAAATCTGGACAGAGCGAATGCCAACCTGATTCAGACGAAATACGACTATGTGTTTCGTACCAAAATCCTCGATTTTTACATGAACAGGCCACTGTCGGATTTCTAG
- a CDS encoding nucleoside recognition domain-containing protein produces MALNYIFVAFFVIAFLVATLKFVLTGDVTTFKAIVEGMLDMSETAVMDIALPLTGVMTFFLGILNIGEKAGFINVLARLIGPFFNKLFPEVPKDHPANGQMIMNFSANMLGLDNAATPFGLKAMQSLQDLNPSKDTASNAQIMFLVLHTSGLQIIPLTIIAQRAILGATSPSDVFIPCVVGTYITTVVALIITAFWQRINLWNRTVLVGLGSVTGLMALALWYLAGLPKEQIETISILTGNSILLLVVSGFLLGGLYKKVNVFEAFIEGAKGGFATTVTVIPYLVGLLVAISAFRNCGAMDYLIDGLKFLFSFTGLNTDFTDALPVALMKPLSGSGARALMIDAMKEFGPDSFVGRLVCIFQGSADTTLYIVALYFGSVGIKNTRYAIVAGLIADMVGVIAGIWLGYLFFH; encoded by the coding sequence ATGGCATTAAATTATATTTTCGTTGCTTTTTTTGTAATTGCCTTTCTTGTTGCCACCCTCAAATTTGTCCTTACCGGAGATGTTACCACGTTTAAAGCCATTGTGGAAGGTATGCTGGATATGTCTGAAACTGCGGTGATGGACATTGCCCTGCCGCTTACCGGTGTAATGACATTTTTTTTGGGGATACTCAATATCGGAGAAAAAGCAGGGTTTATTAATGTACTGGCACGGTTGATCGGACCATTTTTTAACAAGTTATTTCCGGAAGTCCCGAAGGATCACCCGGCCAACGGACAGATGATCATGAACTTTTCTGCCAACATGCTGGGGCTGGATAACGCAGCCACACCTTTTGGGCTGAAAGCTATGCAAAGTTTGCAGGATCTCAATCCCAGCAAAGATACTGCGTCCAATGCACAGATCATGTTTTTGGTATTGCATACTTCCGGCCTTCAGATCATCCCGCTGACGATTATAGCGCAACGGGCCATCCTGGGAGCGACCAGCCCGTCTGATGTTTTCATACCCTGTGTTGTAGGAACGTATATCACCACAGTTGTAGCGTTGATCATCACCGCTTTCTGGCAGCGTATCAATCTTTGGAACCGGACGGTTCTGGTCGGACTGGGTTCGGTAACCGGTCTGATGGCCCTGGCATTGTGGTACCTGGCCGGTCTGCCCAAAGAGCAGATCGAAACGATATCGATCCTGACAGGAAACTCGATCTTACTTTTGGTCGTATCCGGATTTTTGCTCGGTGGTTTGTATAAAAAGGTAAATGTTTTTGAGGCTTTTATTGAAGGTGCCAAAGGTGGATTTGCCACCACGGTTACCGTGATCCCTTATCTGGTGGGTTTATTGGTGGCGATCAGCGCTTTTCGTAATTGTGGTGCGATGGATTACCTGATAGACGGGTTGAAATTCCTTTTCTCATTCACAGGCCTCAATACTGACTTCACCGATGCCTTACCGGTGGCACTGATGAAGCCCCTCAGCGGTAGCGGTGCACGCGCCCTGATGATTGACGCAATGAAGGAATTCGGGCCCGATTCCTTTGTAGGTCGGCTGGTTTGTATTTTCCAGGGATCGGCAGATACGACGTTATACATTGTTGCACTGTACTTTGGCTCCGTCGGAATTAAAAATACGAGATATGCCATCGTTGCCGGGCTCATTGCAGACATGGTAGGCGTTATAGCGGGTATCTGGCTCGGTTATTTATTCTTTCATTGA
- a CDS encoding sugar phosphate isomerase/epimerase family protein, which produces MQRRDFLIKGALAATGTAALTSSVASAAPAVSVVNSSVTEGITAAQPMIRKSLKWGMVKENLSVMDKFKLLKDLGYDGVELDSPNDLDMKEVLAARDKTGLLIPGTVNSYHWKLPLSDPDPAKRAECTKSIEKALRDTKKYGGTTVLVVPGVVNANVTYEEAYERSQAEIRKVLPVAEETGVKIAFENVWNQFLLSPIEAARYVDEFKHPMVGWYFDVGNVLRYSWPVSWIEALDKRILKLDLKEFSFKKQNELGLWKGFDVEFFDGDCNWPEVNKALKKVGYSGWASAEVSGGDRTRLLTIREKMDAIFKA; this is translated from the coding sequence ATGCAAAGAAGAGATTTTCTTATCAAAGGAGCGTTGGCGGCAACCGGAACGGCTGCGCTGACGTCTTCTGTCGCATCTGCTGCGCCTGCTGTTTCGGTTGTTAATTCTTCGGTAACAGAGGGAATAACGGCAGCCCAGCCGATGATCCGCAAAAGCCTTAAATGGGGAATGGTGAAAGAGAACCTGTCTGTAATGGACAAGTTCAAGCTACTCAAGGATTTGGGATATGACGGCGTGGAGCTGGATTCTCCCAATGACCTGGATATGAAAGAAGTTCTGGCGGCAAGGGACAAAACAGGTTTACTTATCCCGGGCACGGTCAATTCGTACCACTGGAAACTGCCTTTGTCTGATCCTGATCCTGCGAAAAGAGCGGAATGCACCAAGTCTATTGAAAAGGCGCTGCGAGATACAAAAAAATATGGCGGAACAACGGTTCTGGTGGTTCCCGGTGTGGTTAACGCAAATGTTACCTATGAGGAAGCGTATGAACGTTCGCAGGCTGAAATCCGTAAAGTACTACCCGTAGCGGAGGAAACCGGTGTAAAAATTGCTTTCGAGAACGTTTGGAACCAGTTTCTGCTTAGCCCGATAGAAGCGGCCCGTTATGTGGACGAGTTTAAGCACCCGATGGTGGGCTGGTACTTTGACGTGGGCAACGTCCTTCGTTACAGCTGGCCGGTTTCGTGGATCGAAGCGTTAGACAAACGTATTCTTAAGCTTGATCTGAAAGAGTTCAGTTTTAAGAAACAAAATGAACTGGGCCTTTGGAAAGGTTTTGATGTCGAGTTCTTTGACGGAGACTGCAACTGGCCGGAAGTAAATAAAGCGCTTAAAAAAGTAGGATATTCGGGTTGGGCATCAGCGGAGGTATCCGGTGGGGACCGAACCAGGTTACTCACCATCCGTGAAAAAATGGATGCTATTTTTAAAGCATAG
- a CDS encoding Gfo/Idh/MocA family protein, whose translation MAGMAVASSALPTIAILNPNRAFAGVNSDTLKIGLIGCGGRGSGAANQALKADPNVVLHAMGDIFKDKMDSSLENLTKVHGAKVQVDEGHKFIGFDAFKKVIDSGVDVVLLATPPHFRPEHLTAAINAGKHVFCEKPVAVDAPGVRKVLDAAKLAKQKNVSLMSGFCWRYHEPKRASFSRILDGAVGDISAIYNTYDTGTLWSFPRQPGWTDAEYVLRNWTYYTWLAGDHIVEQAVHSIDMMSWAMGGKLPLSAVGTGGRQVRTDSLFGNIFDHFAVTYEYENGVKGFHHSRQQANCENSYLVETIGTKGRAMVNCARNVHEIYGQNPWKYEGAQNDMYQTEHNELFASIRSGKLINDGEFMAQSTLLAIMGRMAAYTGKRITWEQALNSTEKLGPDTYSFQMVPPVVEVAKPGITAFS comes from the coding sequence ATGGCGGGTATGGCAGTGGCAAGTAGTGCGCTTCCAACAATAGCCATTCTTAATCCAAACCGTGCGTTTGCCGGTGTTAACAGCGACACATTAAAAATTGGTTTGATCGGTTGCGGCGGTCGTGGTTCGGGAGCTGCCAATCAGGCACTCAAGGCAGATCCTAACGTGGTACTCCATGCGATGGGAGATATCTTCAAGGATAAAATGGACTCATCTCTGGAAAACCTTACAAAAGTTCACGGAGCGAAGGTGCAGGTTGATGAAGGACATAAGTTTATAGGTTTCGACGCTTTCAAAAAAGTTATTGACTCGGGTGTAGATGTTGTGCTTTTGGCCACGCCTCCTCATTTCCGTCCAGAACACCTTACGGCCGCGATCAATGCAGGAAAACACGTGTTTTGTGAAAAACCGGTTGCGGTGGATGCGCCCGGTGTCCGCAAAGTACTGGATGCAGCCAAGCTGGCCAAGCAAAAAAATGTATCGTTGATGTCGGGCTTCTGCTGGAGGTATCATGAGCCAAAGCGTGCAAGTTTTTCAAGAATACTGGATGGCGCTGTAGGTGATATCTCAGCCATTTACAATACTTATGACACCGGAACGCTGTGGTCGTTCCCAAGGCAGCCAGGTTGGACAGATGCCGAATATGTTTTACGCAACTGGACCTACTATACCTGGCTTGCAGGAGATCATATTGTTGAACAGGCTGTTCACAGTATCGACATGATGTCGTGGGCCATGGGAGGTAAGCTTCCTTTGTCAGCAGTAGGAACAGGTGGCCGTCAGGTTCGTACAGATTCACTGTTCGGGAATATCTTCGACCACTTTGCAGTAACTTATGAATACGAAAACGGCGTGAAAGGTTTCCACCATTCCCGCCAGCAGGCTAACTGTGAAAACAGCTATCTTGTAGAGACCATCGGTACCAAAGGGCGTGCTATGGTAAACTGCGCACGGAATGTGCATGAGATATATGGACAGAATCCATGGAAATACGAAGGTGCTCAAAATGATATGTACCAGACGGAACATAACGAACTTTTTGCCTCCATCCGTAGCGGTAAGCTGATCAACGATGGAGAGTTTATGGCTCAAAGCACATTGCTGGCCATCATGGGAAGAATGGCGGCCTATACCGGAAAGAGAATTACCTGGGAACAAGCACTTAACTCAACGGAAAAACTGGGGCCTGATACATACAGCTTCCAGATGGTACCACCGGTGGTTGAAGTAGCGAAGCCTGGTATCACTGCATTCTCCTGA
- a CDS encoding S8 family serine peptidase, with translation MKRLFLLLFFFIPLFLSAHPKYWIYLKNKDLKSAPAVSSLTLENRQKLGLLPYDDTDLPVSAAYEAVLKQNHVNIINRSKWLNAVSANLSGEQAERLQQLDFVSHIVPIDPGFYIAQTRPVEKAQMAPVMSQVQAEAFLKNDITAKGVTIGVIDAGFYGADSSFSLHHIFSNNRILGIRDYVKRGRPGDLLFSTAESFSDMHGTEVLAAISGIDYKDQMQYGVATNAKFYLARTDYSMREYRGEEDNWIAAMEWMDSLGVRLINTSLGYAKGFSDPSENYVPSQMDGKTSAISKAAQIASDRKGITLIVSAGNEGDDKSWGIVSAPADAKGVLSIGATNGKLWNRIGYSSIGPEFLPYVKPNVSCFSLYGTSLSAPVITGFAACLLQVNPKLTNKELIGLIEKSAHLYPYGNNFVGYGVPLASRALALARAPYLPSNSKLVTAKGRNFDVDVTSEEQLVAIYRKKSSKDVISQQVAKVQNGKVSLKRQNGEKFTTIDLREYVIEVEWD, from the coding sequence ATGAAAAGACTATTTCTGCTGCTATTCTTTTTTATTCCGCTGTTTTTATCAGCACATCCCAAATACTGGATTTATCTGAAAAACAAGGATTTGAAATCGGCGCCCGCAGTATCTTCTTTGACCTTGGAAAATCGTCAGAAGCTGGGACTTCTTCCTTACGACGATACGGACCTGCCGGTGAGCGCTGCATACGAAGCAGTACTGAAACAAAATCATGTCAATATCATCAATCGTTCCAAATGGCTGAATGCTGTTTCGGCAAACCTGAGCGGAGAGCAGGCGGAGCGTCTGCAGCAGCTTGATTTTGTGAGCCATATCGTTCCCATTGATCCGGGTTTTTACATTGCACAAACGCGTCCGGTTGAAAAAGCACAGATGGCCCCGGTAATGTCGCAGGTGCAGGCCGAAGCTTTCCTGAAAAATGATATCACAGCCAAGGGCGTGACCATTGGAGTAATTGACGCAGGCTTTTACGGTGCTGATTCGTCTTTTTCTCTTCATCATATTTTTAGTAATAACAGGATACTCGGGATCAGAGACTATGTGAAAAGAGGTCGCCCTGGGGATTTGCTTTTCAGTACTGCTGAATCGTTTTCCGACATGCACGGGACGGAGGTACTGGCCGCTATTTCGGGGATAGATTACAAAGACCAAATGCAGTATGGCGTTGCTACAAACGCTAAATTTTATCTGGCCCGTACGGATTATTCCATGCGGGAATATCGCGGAGAAGAAGATAACTGGATCGCAGCAATGGAGTGGATGGATAGTCTTGGCGTCCGTTTGATCAATACTTCGCTGGGTTATGCCAAGGGCTTTTCCGACCCGAGTGAAAATTATGTGCCTTCCCAGATGGATGGAAAAACGAGCGCAATTTCAAAGGCTGCACAGATCGCTTCAGACAGAAAAGGTATCACACTTATTGTCTCGGCAGGTAATGAAGGCGACGATAAAAGCTGGGGTATTGTATCTGCTCCGGCTGACGCCAAAGGTGTACTTTCTATTGGTGCAACCAATGGAAAATTATGGAACAGGATAGGATACAGCAGCATCGGGCCGGAGTTCCTGCCTTATGTAAAGCCCAATGTCTCCTGTTTTTCTTTGTACGGTACTTCCTTGTCGGCCCCTGTTATTACGGGGTTTGCCGCCTGTCTGTTACAGGTTAACCCCAAACTGACGAATAAAGAGCTGATAGGACTTATAGAAAAGTCGGCACACCTGTATCCTTACGGGAATAACTTCGTGGGCTATGGCGTACCGCTGGCTTCCCGGGCCCTTGCTCTCGCACGGGCTCCCTATCTGCCGAGTAATTCGAAACTGGTAACAGCCAAAGGCCGGAATTTTGATGTGGACGTTACCAGTGAAGAGCAACTGGTTGCCATTTACCGTAAGAAGAGTTCCAAGGATGTTATTTCTCAGCAGGTTGCCAAAGTGCAGAACGGGAAGGTGTCACTGAAACGTCAGAACGGAGAAAAATTCACGACGATAGATCTCAGGGAATACGTGATAGAAGTAGAATGGGACTGA